A DNA window from Halomonas zincidurans B6 contains the following coding sequences:
- a CDS encoding YeaC family protein has product MSEMTFERMIAQMTPTIYDSLKQAVALRKWPDGRRLSDEQTELCLEAVIRYEIEHNVPESERVGYLQNSCKSQPAESAGEDSIKWMN; this is encoded by the coding sequence ATGAGTGAAATGACCTTCGAGCGAATGATCGCGCAAATGACGCCGACGATCTACGACAGCCTCAAGCAGGCCGTGGCACTGCGCAAGTGGCCCGATGGCAGGCGCCTCAGCGACGAGCAGACCGAGCTGTGTCTGGAGGCGGTGATCCGCTACGAGATCGAGCACAACGTGCCCGAGAGCGAGCGGGTGGGGTATCTGCAGAACAGCTGCAAGAGCCAGCCTGCGGAGAGCGCTGGCGAGGACAGCATCAAGTGGATGAACTGA
- a CDS encoding DUF6314 family protein, translating into MAGSRSGWAGRGNGTVKVETHADTSLTFTEWGRFRLEGATESIAFRNVFRWTPRADAIALSHERRGVEAAVQLFELIPTGPRDAADWVAREAHQCAADRYRVRLTPAEAGFDLAWSIEGPRKSERLYYRYR; encoded by the coding sequence TTGGCAGGATCGCGCAGCGGCTGGGCCGGCCGGGGCAACGGCACGGTGAAGGTCGAGACCCACGCCGACACCAGTCTTACATTCACTGAATGGGGTCGTTTCCGGCTGGAGGGCGCGACCGAGTCGATCGCCTTTCGCAACGTCTTCCGCTGGACACCGCGGGCGGATGCCATCGCCCTGAGCCACGAGCGGCGTGGCGTCGAAGCGGCCGTTCAACTGTTCGAATTGATACCGACCGGCCCCCGCGACGCCGCCGACTGGGTCGCCCGAGAGGCGCATCAGTGTGCCGCCGATCGCTATCGCGTGCGACTCACGCCGGCAGAAGCCGGTTTCGACCTGGCCTGGAGCATCGAGGGACCGCGCAAGAGCGAGCGCCTTTATTACCGCTATCGCTGA
- a CDS encoding metallophosphoesterase: MNMTGGIDGYDLVGDVHGCGATLGALLEKLGYHLAGGVYRHPRRKVIFLGDLIDRGPRIRLAVSIARRMVESGEAFMVMGNHEINALAYYQRCPPGAGCEWLREHTPRHNRVIRETLEQYRDHPAEWDDTLAWFMEIPLLLERDGLRVVHACWDAPLIERFRAAYPEGRIDAAFLRESAYSGSFAFRVLERLTRGVHLSLPEGIAIHSGDGFTRRTFRAHFWARDPQTYGDVIFQPDNLPGALELRRLSDDERALLPYYGPEQCPLFLGHYWCEGVPALPAPNIACLDYSAVKFGRLVAYRWDGETTLSADKFVWLRVPQDERARPRPGGIDLDS, encoded by the coding sequence ATGAACATGACCGGCGGCATCGACGGCTACGACCTGGTCGGCGACGTGCACGGCTGCGGCGCGACGCTGGGCGCACTGCTGGAAAAGCTCGGCTATCACCTCGCCGGCGGCGTCTATCGCCATCCGCGCCGCAAGGTGATCTTCCTCGGCGATCTGATCGATCGCGGCCCGCGGATTCGCCTGGCGGTGTCGATCGCCCGGCGCATGGTCGAGTCCGGCGAGGCGTTCATGGTGATGGGCAACCATGAGATCAACGCGCTGGCCTACTATCAGCGTTGCCCTCCGGGCGCCGGCTGTGAATGGTTGCGCGAGCACACGCCGCGGCACAACCGGGTCATCCGCGAGACCCTCGAGCAGTACCGCGATCATCCCGCCGAATGGGACGACACGCTGGCCTGGTTCATGGAAATTCCGTTGCTGCTCGAGCGTGACGGCCTGCGGGTGGTCCATGCCTGCTGGGATGCACCGTTGATCGAGCGCTTTCGCGCCGCCTATCCCGAGGGTCGCATCGACGCGGCTTTCCTCCGGGAGTCCGCGTATTCCGGAAGCTTCGCGTTCCGGGTGCTCGAGCGGTTGACCCGAGGCGTTCACCTGAGTCTGCCCGAAGGCATTGCGATTCACTCCGGCGACGGCTTCACCCGGCGAACCTTCCGTGCGCATTTCTGGGCCCGCGACCCGCAGACCTACGGTGACGTCATATTCCAGCCCGACAACTTGCCCGGCGCTCTGGAACTGCGCCGGTTGTCGGATGACGAGCGTGCGCTGCTGCCTTATTACGGCCCCGAGCAGTGTCCGCTGTTCCTCGGCCATTACTGGTGCGAAGGGGTGCCGGCGCTGCCGGCGCCGAACATCGCCTGTCTCGATTACAGTGCGGTCAAGTTCGGCCGTCTGGTCGCCTACCGCTGGGACGGCGAGACGACCCTGAGCGCCGACAAGTTCGTCTGGCTGCGCGTGCCCCAGGATGAACGCGCCCGTCCCCGGCCCGGGGGAATCGATCTCGACTCATGA
- a CDS encoding carboxylate/amino acid/amine transporter, with the protein MSYLFAVTALWAFSFSLIGAYLSGQVDSYFAVLVRIALASLLFLPFLRPRALSHAHKLALMAIGAIQLGLMYIFFYQSFLLLSVPEVLLFTIFTPLYVTLLDDALDKRFTPFYLVTAAVAVIGAAVIRYQGVSADFWLGFAIVQGANLCFAIGQVGYRHLARRLPPEVPQHSVFGWFYLGALGLVIIAYALLGTAQLPSNGVQWGVLAWLGLIASGLGYFLWNKGATRVDAGALAIMNNLLIPAGLLVNLLIWNRDADLPRLAAGGAIIVAALLVNEGWARRRPLQRQPGRQQLAHGGQLGLDVEPHGGSGIARGQSSATTNSRR; encoded by the coding sequence ATGTCCTATCTGTTCGCTGTCACGGCCCTCTGGGCCTTCTCGTTCTCGCTGATCGGCGCGTATCTATCCGGTCAGGTCGATAGCTATTTCGCGGTGCTGGTGCGCATCGCTCTGGCCAGCCTGCTGTTTCTGCCGTTTCTGCGTCCGCGGGCCTTGAGCCATGCCCACAAGCTGGCGCTGATGGCCATCGGCGCCATCCAACTGGGGCTGATGTACATCTTCTTCTACCAATCCTTCCTGCTGCTGTCGGTGCCGGAAGTGCTGCTGTTCACCATCTTCACGCCGCTCTACGTGACGCTGCTCGATGACGCCCTGGACAAGCGCTTCACGCCATTTTATCTGGTCACCGCGGCGGTTGCCGTCATCGGCGCGGCGGTGATCCGCTACCAGGGCGTGAGCGCCGATTTCTGGCTGGGTTTCGCCATCGTCCAGGGCGCCAATCTGTGTTTCGCCATCGGTCAGGTCGGCTACCGTCACCTGGCGCGCCGGCTGCCGCCCGAGGTGCCCCAGCACAGCGTATTCGGCTGGTTCTACCTGGGCGCGTTGGGATTGGTGATCATCGCCTACGCACTGCTCGGCACAGCGCAACTGCCGAGCAACGGCGTGCAATGGGGCGTGCTGGCCTGGCTGGGACTAATCGCCTCGGGACTCGGTTATTTTCTGTGGAACAAGGGCGCGACGCGGGTCGATGCCGGCGCCCTGGCGATCATGAACAATCTGTTGATTCCCGCCGGGTTGCTGGTCAATCTGCTGATCTGGAATCGCGACGCCGACCTGCCCAGGCTGGCCGCCGGTGGCGCGATCATCGTCGCCGCGCTGCTGGTCAACGAAGGATGGGCGAGGCGTCGCCCGCTTCAGCGTCAACCAGGTCGGCAGCAGCTCGCCCATGGCGGCCAGCTCGGCTTGGATGTCGAGCCCCACGGCGGCAGCGGGATCGCCCGTGGCCAGTCGTCGGCAACCACGAACAGCCGCCGATAG
- a CDS encoding sensor histidine kinase, translating to MIVVDGTLKRRLAVWLLTAVGVLGAFLLVEAYTSAQRAANRAYDSQLEAAGLTIAEAIQWQDGRPIVEMPAAAFQILATDQQERVFYAILDAAGNEVTGNLDGAVKPAWQRAAQAKPVWMTVPHTETPIRLHGHELTSAGWESLDPVQIWVGHTLSGRETLAGDLFVGTLTRFLAMVLLAGLLMLLAIRTALGPVRRLRQLLRQRDADDVSPLHARVPGELYDMADTLNTLLARQREGRDALLRFTADASHQLKTPLAGLQSTSELALQSECPADWRQALETIHHSAARTSRLAGQLLSLARLRHADEGSLTAIDLAALLRDTVMEWAERDVAQHHDLGLAPLPEAPLRIQGEPWSLREMIGNLIDNALRYTPPGSEITLGLERRADTVTLGIEDNGPGVSDDLLGRLHQPFERAGRQDTQGTGLGLAIVDSIARRHDAVLSVRNAPSHGLWIGIRFSLLPEET from the coding sequence GTGATCGTCGTCGACGGCACGCTGAAGCGGCGTTTGGCCGTATGGTTGCTGACCGCCGTCGGTGTGCTCGGTGCATTCCTGCTGGTCGAGGCCTATACCAGCGCTCAGCGCGCCGCCAATCGCGCCTACGACAGCCAGTTGGAAGCAGCGGGGCTGACCATCGCCGAGGCGATCCAGTGGCAGGACGGTCGACCGATCGTCGAGATGCCGGCGGCGGCCTTCCAGATACTCGCCACCGACCAGCAGGAGCGGGTGTTCTACGCGATTCTCGACGCAGCCGGCAATGAAGTGACCGGCAACCTCGACGGTGCCGTGAAACCCGCGTGGCAACGCGCCGCCCAGGCCAAGCCGGTGTGGATGACCGTTCCCCATACCGAGACGCCCATCCGCCTGCACGGCCACGAGCTGACCTCCGCCGGCTGGGAGTCGCTGGATCCGGTGCAGATCTGGGTCGGGCATACCCTGTCGGGCCGCGAGACCCTGGCCGGCGACCTGTTCGTGGGCACCCTGACGCGTTTTCTGGCCATGGTATTGCTGGCCGGGTTGCTGATGCTGCTGGCCATCCGTACCGCACTCGGCCCGGTACGCCGCCTGCGCCAGTTGCTGCGTCAGCGCGATGCCGACGACGTCAGCCCGCTGCATGCGCGGGTCCCCGGCGAACTCTACGACATGGCGGATACCCTCAATACGCTGCTCGCTCGCCAGCGCGAGGGTCGCGATGCATTGCTGCGCTTCACCGCCGATGCCAGCCACCAGCTCAAGACCCCGCTCGCCGGCTTGCAGAGCACCAGCGAGCTGGCCCTGCAGAGTGAATGTCCCGCCGACTGGCGCCAGGCCCTGGAGACCATCCACCACAGCGCGGCACGCACCAGCCGCCTGGCCGGCCAGTTACTGAGCCTGGCCCGCCTGCGTCACGCCGATGAAGGGAGCCTGACAGCGATCGACCTGGCCGCCCTGCTGCGCGACACCGTGATGGAATGGGCCGAGCGCGATGTCGCCCAGCATCACGACCTGGGCCTGGCGCCGTTACCCGAGGCGCCGCTGCGCATCCAGGGCGAGCCCTGGTCCCTGCGTGAGATGATCGGCAACCTGATCGACAATGCGCTGCGCTATACGCCGCCGGGCAGCGAGATCACCCTCGGCCTGGAGCGCAGGGCCGACACGGTGACGCTCGGCATCGAGGACAACGGGCCCGGCGTGAGCGACGACCTGCTCGGCCGCCTGCATCAGCCCTTCGAGCGCGCCGGACGGCAGGACACCCAGGGCACCGGCCTTGGCCTGGCCATCGTCGATTCCATTGCCCGACGACACGACGCCGTGCTGAGCGTACGCAATGCGCCAAGCCATGGCTTGTGGATCGGTATACGTTTCTCGCTGCTGCCGGAGGAAACCTGA
- a CDS encoding NAD(+) kinase, with product MEPFKNIGLIGRLGSGSVVETLRRLIRFLGTRGYHVIIEDRTASGLDEHRQQEASRSQLGELCDLVIVVGGDGSMLGAGRALCRSGTPVLGINRGRLGFLTDILPDEVEEKVGEVLAGDYETERRFLLDAEVYREGLLVGASDALNDVVVHPGKAVQMIEFELFIDGLFVYSQRADGLIMATPTGSTAYALSGGGPIVHPGLEAITLVPMFPHTLSSRPIVVDAASEIKIHIGETNEAYPHVSCDGQTQVVSKPGDILYVRRKAQRLTLIHPRGHNYYEICRSKLGWSSRLGE from the coding sequence ATGGAACCTTTCAAGAACATCGGTCTGATCGGTCGTCTCGGCAGCGGCAGCGTGGTCGAGACGCTGCGCCGGCTGATCCGTTTCCTGGGCACGCGTGGCTATCATGTCATCATCGAGGACCGTACCGCCAGCGGGCTGGACGAACATCGCCAGCAGGAAGCCAGCCGCAGTCAGCTCGGCGAACTCTGCGATCTGGTGATCGTGGTCGGCGGCGACGGCAGCATGCTCGGCGCCGGCCGGGCGCTATGCCGTAGCGGCACGCCGGTGCTGGGCATCAACCGGGGTCGGCTGGGCTTTCTGACCGACATCCTGCCCGACGAGGTCGAGGAAAAGGTCGGCGAGGTGCTGGCCGGCGACTATGAAACCGAACGGCGCTTTCTGCTCGACGCCGAGGTGTATCGCGAGGGCTTGCTGGTCGGCGCCTCCGATGCGCTGAACGACGTGGTCGTGCACCCCGGCAAGGCCGTGCAGATGATCGAGTTCGAGCTGTTCATCGATGGCCTGTTCGTCTATAGCCAGCGCGCCGATGGGCTGATCATGGCCACGCCCACCGGCTCCACGGCCTACGCGCTGTCCGGCGGCGGCCCGATCGTGCACCCCGGACTCGAGGCGATCACTCTGGTGCCGATGTTCCCGCATACGCTGTCGAGCCGGCCGATCGTGGTCGACGCCGCCAGCGAGATCAAGATCCATATCGGCGAGACCAACGAAGCCTATCCGCACGTCAGTTGCGACGGCCAGACCCAGGTGGTCTCCAAGCCCGGCGACATCCTTTATGTGCGCCGCAAGGCGCAACGCCTGACACTGATTCATCCGCGCGGTCACAACTATTACGAGATCTGCCGCAGCAAACTCGGCTGGAGCAGCCGGCTGGGGGAGTGA
- a CDS encoding rhomboid family intramembrane serine protease, whose protein sequence is MHKVLMIPRETDTRALRQALWAQRIGHRFSEEGDAQVLWLADPRQHAQMMQLIERWQRGEPLLRDDDPPRASAGWGRGALAEAPLTAGIIGLCLMVFALMALFGDRVIAWLTIVPVSVVGNGLNVGTLTGALGDGQFWRLLSPAFLHFGWMHLIFNMLWLWYFGRQIESLHGSARLAWVVAISAAGSNLAQYVTGTVLFGGMSGVDYALLGYVWLMSRRVPQSGFFVPTMLVVFMLGWMVFTMTDFAAPVGFGNVANEAHLGGLLLGLAIGWLASRRAKSH, encoded by the coding sequence ATGCACAAGGTGCTGATGATCCCCCGCGAAACCGATACCCGTGCCCTGCGCCAGGCGCTCTGGGCGCAACGCATCGGGCATCGTTTCAGCGAGGAGGGCGATGCTCAGGTGTTATGGCTGGCCGACCCGCGCCAGCACGCGCAGATGATGCAGCTCATCGAGCGCTGGCAGCGTGGCGAGCCGCTGCTGCGCGACGACGACCCGCCGCGGGCCAGCGCCGGCTGGGGGCGCGGTGCACTGGCCGAGGCGCCGCTGACCGCCGGAATCATAGGGCTATGCCTGATGGTCTTCGCGCTGATGGCCCTGTTCGGCGATCGGGTCATCGCCTGGCTGACCATCGTCCCGGTGAGCGTGGTCGGCAACGGCCTGAACGTCGGTACGCTCACCGGCGCGCTGGGCGACGGTCAGTTCTGGCGTCTGCTGTCGCCGGCCTTCCTGCACTTCGGCTGGATGCATCTGATCTTCAACATGCTGTGGCTGTGGTACTTCGGTCGCCAGATCGAGAGCCTGCACGGCAGCGCTCGGCTGGCCTGGGTCGTGGCGATCAGCGCGGCGGGTTCCAACCTCGCGCAATACGTCACCGGGACGGTGCTGTTCGGCGGCATGTCCGGCGTCGACTACGCGCTGCTCGGCTATGTGTGGCTGATGTCGCGACGGGTTCCGCAGAGCGGTTTTTTCGTGCCGACCATGCTGGTGGTCTTCATGCTCGGCTGGATGGTCTTCACGATGACCGATTTCGCCGCACCGGTCGGCTTCGGCAATGTCGCCAACGAGGCCCATCTGGGAGGCCTGCTGTTGGGGCTGGCGATCGGCTGGCTGGCCAGCCGGCGTGCCAAATCCCATTGA
- a CDS encoding ABC transporter substrate-binding protein: MLRHWRAYLVLLCLIPLDTLAQVRTPLVIEAALDRQVIAPLLDAFERARPDIALEYHDRSTLEVDRRARNVRPAPDVVISSAMPWQLARVNEGLAQPLDSDEARDWPAWAKWRNEVFGFPFEPIVMAYRLDLSRRMMPPATHADLNALLTSKLDILRGKVTTYSPSRSGVGYTLFQQDARYSPRFWDLVAAMGAAEVSLEATTQAMLDGLTSGKYWVGYNLLGSYAMRWAQTHPELIVQVPQDYALVMMRMAFVHRDAPHPAAAKTFVSFLLGVEGQRILAGRTPLFSVLPEVIGPYTAQRLRDQVGERLYPIPIDASLLAFVDPLRRAAFMARWNREISILDPQEATAQRPSKAIPR, translated from the coding sequence ATGCTGCGACACTGGCGGGCATACCTGGTGCTGCTGTGCTTGATACCCCTCGATACGCTGGCGCAAGTCAGGACGCCCCTGGTAATCGAGGCCGCCCTCGACCGTCAGGTCATCGCCCCGCTACTCGATGCCTTCGAGCGCGCGCGCCCCGACATTGCCCTGGAATATCATGACCGCTCCACGCTCGAAGTCGACCGGCGTGCCCGGAACGTCCGGCCAGCCCCCGACGTGGTGATCAGCTCCGCCATGCCCTGGCAACTGGCGCGGGTCAACGAGGGACTCGCCCAGCCGCTTGACAGCGACGAGGCGCGCGACTGGCCCGCATGGGCCAAGTGGCGCAACGAGGTGTTCGGCTTCCCCTTCGAGCCGATAGTCATGGCCTACCGGCTCGACCTGTCGCGGCGCATGATGCCACCGGCCACCCACGCCGACCTGAACGCCCTGCTGACTTCCAAGCTCGACATCCTGCGTGGCAAGGTGACCACTTACTCGCCCTCGCGTAGTGGCGTCGGCTACACCCTGTTCCAGCAGGACGCGCGCTACTCGCCACGCTTCTGGGATCTGGTCGCCGCCATGGGCGCCGCCGAAGTCAGCCTTGAGGCAACGACCCAAGCCATGCTCGATGGCCTGACCAGCGGCAAGTATTGGGTGGGCTACAACCTGCTGGGCTCCTACGCCATGCGTTGGGCGCAGACCCATCCGGAGCTGATCGTGCAGGTGCCCCAGGACTATGCGCTGGTGATGATGCGCATGGCCTTCGTGCACCGCGATGCGCCGCACCCGGCGGCCGCCAAGACGTTCGTCAGTTTTCTGCTCGGTGTCGAGGGCCAGCGCATCCTCGCCGGCCGCACGCCGCTGTTCAGCGTGCTGCCCGAGGTCATCGGCCCCTATACTGCTCAGCGGCTGCGCGACCAGGTCGGCGAACGGCTCTATCCAATCCCCATCGATGCCTCGCTGCTGGCCTTCGTCGATCCGCTGCGCCGCGCCGCCTTCATGGCCCGCTGGAACCGCGAAATCAGCATACTCGATCCCCAGGAGGCGACAGCCCAACGCCCCTCGAAGGCTATTCCACGCTGA
- a CDS encoding ABC transporter substrate-binding protein: MSSINYMPRPTRIAMAMSLAACFAAPSLVFADQYQDAAKRWIENEFQPSTLTPEEQMAEMQWFIDAAKPLRGQEINVVSETLTVHKYESEVLAKAFREITGINLTHSLIQEGDVIEKLQTQMYSGTNIYDGYVNDSDLIGTHFRYGKVVPISTLIEQNPDFTLPTLDLEDFIGLSFTTAPDGKVYQLPDQQFANLYWFRADWFANPEYKQQFKEKYGYELGVPVNWSAYEDIAEFFTNDVKTIDGKRVYGNMDYGKKDPSLGWRFTDAWFSMAGAGDKGIPNGLPVDEWGIRVDGCNPVGSSMSRGGAVNSPAAVYATEKYVEWLKKYAPPAAQGMTFYEAGPVPAQGNIAQQIFWYTAFTADMTKQGLPVVNEDGTPKWRMAPSPVGAYWQEGMKKGYQDVGSWTFLESTPEKRRLGAWLYAQFVTAKTVSLKKTLVGLTPIRESDIQSQAMTDAAPKLGGLVEFYRSPARLQWTPTGTNVPDYPKLAQLWWQYVARAASGESSAKEALDGLAEAQDRVMERLERAGVQETCGPKMNEPRDVQYWLDQPGAPKPELDNEKPQGKTVPYEEMVKSWEES, translated from the coding sequence ATGTCTTCCATCAATTACATGCCACGACCGACGCGCATCGCCATGGCCATGAGCCTGGCCGCCTGCTTTGCGGCGCCTTCACTGGTGTTTGCCGATCAGTATCAAGATGCCGCCAAGCGTTGGATCGAGAATGAATTCCAGCCCTCCACGCTAACGCCCGAAGAGCAGATGGCGGAGATGCAATGGTTCATCGACGCGGCCAAACCGCTGCGCGGCCAGGAGATCAATGTCGTCTCGGAGACGCTGACCGTCCACAAGTACGAATCCGAGGTGCTGGCCAAGGCATTTCGTGAGATCACCGGGATCAATCTGACTCACTCACTAATACAGGAAGGCGACGTCATCGAGAAGTTGCAGACCCAGATGTACTCTGGCACCAACATCTACGATGGCTATGTCAACGATTCCGATCTGATCGGTACCCACTTCCGTTATGGCAAGGTCGTACCGATTTCAACCCTGATCGAGCAGAATCCCGATTTCACATTGCCGACGCTGGATCTCGAGGACTTCATCGGCCTGTCGTTCACCACTGCGCCGGATGGTAAGGTCTATCAGCTGCCAGACCAGCAGTTTGCCAATCTTTACTGGTTCCGTGCCGACTGGTTCGCCAATCCCGAATACAAGCAGCAATTCAAGGAGAAGTATGGCTACGAGTTGGGCGTGCCGGTGAACTGGTCGGCCTATGAGGACATCGCCGAATTCTTCACCAATGACGTCAAGACCATCGATGGCAAGCGCGTCTACGGTAATATGGATTACGGCAAGAAGGATCCCTCGCTCGGCTGGCGCTTCACCGATGCCTGGTTCTCCATGGCGGGTGCCGGCGACAAGGGCATTCCCAACGGCTTGCCGGTCGATGAGTGGGGCATTCGGGTCGATGGGTGTAATCCGGTCGGCTCCAGCATGTCGCGCGGCGGCGCCGTCAATAGCCCGGCGGCGGTCTACGCGACCGAGAAATACGTCGAATGGCTGAAGAAATACGCCCCGCCGGCGGCGCAGGGCATGACCTTCTACGAAGCCGGGCCGGTGCCGGCGCAGGGCAACATTGCCCAGCAGATCTTCTGGTACACCGCCTTCACCGCCGACATGACCAAGCAAGGCCTGCCGGTGGTCAACGAGGATGGCACGCCCAAGTGGCGCATGGCGCCGTCTCCGGTGGGCGCGTACTGGCAAGAGGGCATGAAGAAGGGCTATCAGGACGTGGGCTCCTGGACCTTCCTCGAGTCGACACCCGAGAAACGCCGTCTGGGCGCCTGGCTGTACGCACAGTTCGTGACCGCCAAGACCGTTTCGCTGAAGAAAACGCTGGTCGGCTTGACGCCGATTCGCGAGTCCGACATTCAATCCCAGGCGATGACCGACGCTGCGCCCAAGCTGGGCGGGCTGGTCGAGTTCTATCGCAGCCCGGCGCGGCTGCAATGGACACCGACCGGGACCAACGTGCCGGACTATCCGAAGCTGGCACAGTTGTGGTGGCAGTATGTCGCCCGTGCGGCCAGTGGCGAGTCGTCCGCCAAGGAAGCGCTCGATGGCTTGGCCGAGGCGCAGGATCGGGTCATGGAGCGTCTGGAGCGTGCCGGTGTGCAGGAAACCTGCGGCCCGAAGATGAACGAGCCGCGGGACGTCCAGTACTGGCTCGACCAGCCCGGCGCGCCGAAGCCCGAGCTTGACAACGAAAAGCCGCAGGGCAAGACCGTGCCCTACGAAGAGATGGTCAAGTCCTGGGAAGAAAGTTGA
- a CDS encoding response regulator, which produces MRLLIVEDDPLIARSLVAALDPLGNTVETFPRLADACAALAHSRFDLVVLDLGLPDGNGLALLAELRERGDATPVLILTARDGIDARVRGLDLGADDYLAKPFSIAELEARVRALLRRSQQRTDNRLQFGPLCFDPASGAATLQGETLALPRRELGLLEGLLLHAGRIAPREMLETRLFGFGEVGPNALEVYISRLRKRLQGSGLRIRTLRGLGYRLEDDPA; this is translated from the coding sequence ATGCGCCTGCTCATCGTCGAAGACGACCCGCTGATCGCCCGCTCGCTCGTCGCTGCCCTCGACCCGCTGGGCAATACCGTCGAGACGTTCCCCCGCCTGGCGGATGCCTGCGCGGCACTGGCGCATAGTCGGTTCGACCTGGTCGTGCTCGACCTGGGATTGCCCGACGGCAACGGCCTGGCACTGCTCGCCGAGCTGCGCGAGCGCGGCGACGCCACGCCGGTACTGATCCTTACCGCCCGCGATGGGATCGACGCGCGCGTGCGCGGTCTCGACCTGGGCGCCGATGATTACCTGGCCAAGCCCTTTTCGATCGCCGAACTCGAAGCCCGGGTGCGTGCGCTGCTGCGCCGCAGCCAGCAGCGCACCGACAATCGCCTGCAGTTCGGGCCGCTGTGCTTCGACCCCGCCTCGGGCGCCGCCACCTTGCAGGGCGAGACGCTGGCGCTGCCGCGCCGCGAGCTGGGATTGCTGGAAGGGCTGCTGTTGCATGCCGGGCGCATCGCTCCTCGGGAGATGCTCGAGACCCGCCTGTTCGGCTTCGGCGAGGTCGGCCCCAACGCGCTGGAGGTCTACATCAGCCGCCTGCGCAAGCGCCTGCAGGGCAGCGGCCTGCGCATCCGCACCCTGCGCGGGCTGGGTTATCGTCTGGAGGACGACCCTGCGTGA
- a CDS encoding DUF2797 domain-containing protein, translating into MAIAMGDDGLARYTLRAGESRLDLNARLGQTLRLSHSGAIACTHCGRATRKSFGQGHCYPCFKRLAQCDTCIVKPETCHYFAGTCREPEWGERHCFQPHVVYLANSSGLKVGITRHTQLPTRWLDQGAIQALPILEVETRQQSGFVEMLFKGQVADRTNWRAMLKGEVAEIDLCAERDRLLATLADGLADLRARFGENTIRTLDAEPLAIDYPILEAPTKVVSHNFDKTPSVGGTLMGLKGQYLMFNTGVINLRKFTGYEISVE; encoded by the coding sequence ATGGCGATCGCCATGGGCGACGACGGTCTGGCGCGCTATACGCTACGCGCCGGCGAGTCGCGCCTGGATCTCAATGCGCGGCTGGGCCAGACGTTGCGGCTGAGCCATAGCGGGGCGATCGCCTGTACCCACTGCGGGCGAGCCACGCGCAAGAGCTTCGGCCAGGGTCATTGCTATCCCTGTTTCAAGCGCCTGGCGCAGTGCGATACCTGCATCGTCAAGCCGGAAACCTGCCACTACTTTGCCGGCACCTGCCGCGAGCCCGAGTGGGGCGAGCGCCACTGCTTCCAGCCGCACGTGGTCTATCTGGCCAACTCCTCGGGGCTCAAGGTGGGTATCACCCGGCATACCCAGTTGCCGACCCGCTGGCTCGACCAGGGTGCGATCCAGGCGTTGCCGATCCTCGAGGTGGAGACCCGCCAGCAGTCGGGCTTTGTCGAGATGCTGTTCAAGGGCCAGGTCGCCGATCGCACCAACTGGCGGGCGATGCTCAAGGGCGAAGTCGCCGAAATCGATTTGTGCGCCGAGCGCGACCGGCTGCTGGCGACGCTGGCCGACGGACTCGCCGACCTGCGCGCACGCTTCGGCGAAAATACCATCCGTACGCTCGACGCCGAGCCGCTGGCTATCGACTATCCGATACTCGAAGCGCCGACCAAGGTGGTCTCGCACAACTTCGACAAGACGCCCAGCGTCGGCGGGACCCTGATGGGCTTGAAGGGCCAGTACCTGATGTTCAATACCGGGGTGATCAACCTGCGCAAGTTCACCGGCTATGAAATCAGCGTGGAATAG